Part of the Imperialibacter roseus genome, AAATCGGGGATCCACCACAACTGGTTCTGAATGGCTGCGAGCTCCTTATGAAATCCTGCATTCGGATAAATAACGTCTACTATGGTTGAGCGAAATTTCTTAGGGAAAAAAAGCCGCTTCGAGAAAAGGTAGCAGATTTTATTAACTGCTCTTTCAAAAAGAGAGTATTTTCTAGAGGCATCTACAAAATTTATAAACGGATAGTTTACTTCCTTTAGAAAGGTCAATTCGAAGTCTCTTTTATAAAAAAGAGTAATCCAGGGTTGCTTTTCTTTTGGCAAAGACTTCAGAGCATGTACAATATTGATAATATAATATAGTCCACCTGTCCAGAGATCAGAATTATCAACAAACAATCCTATTTTCAGCCTTTTAGCCATAATGCGTAATTTTTCAACCCTTCTTTTAAAGAAACTTGGGGCGAAAATCCTAGCGCTGAAATTTTACGTATATCTGCCTCCCAAAACAGCGGATCACCTATCCTATTTTCTCCGCTAAAAGTTATCGGTCTATCACATTTCAGGACTTCAAGAAAGCTTTGGATAGCGTCTCTTATTGTAGTTTGCTTCCCGGCAGCGAGATTGTATATATTACCTTCAAAAGTGCCTTTATCAGCAACAAATCCAATTGCCCGTGTGACGTCATCAATGTTTATGAAGTCCCTTGTTTCATTTCCAGTTCCAAAAAATTGAAGACTGCCATTGCTCTCAATCCGATTAAAAACATCCCAAAAAAGTTGCTTCTTCAGACCAGTGCCATATGCCGAAAAGACTCTAACGATCGCCGTTTGCACTTTAAAATAACGGTAGAAGTACTGACAGATCTGTTCAGCATGCATTTTATGTACTCCATATGGCGAAACAGGCGAGAGCGTAGCATTTTCTGGTATTGGAAGAGTTTTTGGGTTACCATAAACAGCGGCGCTTGATAGCTGAAGAAATTTGCAGTTATTGTTCCATTTTTGAATAGCGTTTAGAATGTTTGCCACCAAATGGACATTGAGTGTAAAATCGATCAACGGCTCTGAAATACTGAATGGGACAGATGCTGACCCGGCACAGTTGATACATACCTCGAATTGGTTATTCTGGAAAATATCATCGAAGGCTTCTGGCGCTATTGTCTGAAAGTACTCTGAGCATCCCGTTTTTTTTTGAATATCAGCACACCAAATGTCATGTTGACGAAGCTGCAAATATCTCACCAATGATTTTCCGATGAATCCTTCCGAGCCAATTACAAGTATTTTCATCTAATAGCTGCCTTTTTTAATGTTCGAATAACCTCGGCCGGATTTCCCACAGCTACTGACCATGGGGGAATGTCTTTGGCTACCACGCTTCCAGCACCTATAACTGACCCTTCTCCAATAGTTACACCCTTCAGAATAATAACATTAAATCCTATCCACACTTTGCTTTCAATTAAAATTGGCTTACTCACTACATTTGACCAATCCTTATTGACCAGATTATCGCCATTGTATTGAATATAGTCCTCATAGCATTGATGATTATCGTTCTTTCTTTCCTCCCAATGTATGCTATGGGAATTGTGATCATAAACTGTGATGCCCCAGGCCAATGTCACGTCATCTTTGATCTCTATTTTGTTTCGGCTAATAAAGGTAGCCCCTCCAATATGTACGTTGTCGCCAATCACAACTTCGCCTTTTTCTGTTTCAAAAACGAAACTAGCAGTTATCAGGCACCTTTTTCCTATTGTGAGGTAAGGCCTTTTTTCTAACATTTCCTCTCGATCAAATCTCAGACCAACACTTTTCAGAATCGAGTCTTCTTCTTTTTGTATATAGTTGACATATTTTTCTACCGAACTAGGTTCACGCTTTTCTGGGTATAATAGTCGATAAATATTTTTCAGGACTGCCTTCATATACCTCTGTTAGGAATACCTGTTTAAGTAATCCGCCAAACGCTTGGCAACCTTTTGGAGAACACTTTTCTTCACCGGAAAATGTGTGGTCGTAAAAGTCTGAAATCCTGTTTTAAGAAGCTCCGTATGTTCATCT contains:
- a CDS encoding NAD-dependent epimerase/dehydratase family protein, with protein sequence MKILVIGSEGFIGKSLVRYLQLRQHDIWCADIQKKTGCSEYFQTIAPEAFDDIFQNNQFEVCINCAGSASVPFSISEPLIDFTLNVHLVANILNAIQKWNNNCKFLQLSSAAVYGNPKTLPIPENATLSPVSPYGVHKMHAEQICQYFYRYFKVQTAIVRVFSAYGTGLKKQLFWDVFNRIESNGSLQFFGTGNETRDFINIDDVTRAIGFVADKGTFEGNIYNLAAGKQTTIRDAIQSFLEVLKCDRPITFSGENRIGDPLFWEADIRKISALGFSPQVSLKEGLKNYALWLKG
- a CDS encoding acyltransferase, with amino-acid sequence MKAVLKNIYRLLYPEKREPSSVEKYVNYIQKEEDSILKSVGLRFDREEMLEKRPYLTIGKRCLITASFVFETEKGEVVIGDNVHIGGATFISRNKIEIKDDVTLAWGITVYDHNSHSIHWEERKNDNHQCYEDYIQYNGDNLVNKDWSNVVSKPILIESKVWIGFNVIILKGVTIGEGSVIGAGSVVAKDIPPWSVAVGNPAEVIRTLKKAAIR